The Micromonospora sp. NBC_00421 genome contains a region encoding:
- a CDS encoding Uma2 family endonuclease, whose translation MRSSTNGAAPVPALAGGWTVRQAERHLPAGALAGARHECVDGRLVVTPFPPAVESVATAALASAFVPAAEATGRHVLGRVNLTFTASCWIQPDVTVLHSLPADDEQERWVTATLCTMAVEFVRRGDRPDPVDRLRRCATAGVPWFLRVELDRRPQRMTATLWGRDDGGGYPVVCRAVGGQRLRSRLPFPIDFAPARLLPRTRQACSTTGTDDHVGSQRGTNR comes from the coding sequence TTGAGGTCGTCGACGAACGGTGCCGCACCGGTGCCGGCCCTGGCCGGTGGTTGGACCGTACGGCAGGCGGAGCGGCACCTGCCGGCCGGCGCGCTGGCCGGTGCCCGGCACGAGTGCGTCGACGGCCGGCTGGTGGTCACCCCGTTCCCGCCGGCCGTCGAAAGTGTGGCGACGGCGGCTCTGGCCAGCGCGTTTGTCCCGGCGGCCGAGGCGACCGGCCGGCACGTGCTCGGCCGGGTCAACCTGACCTTCACCGCGTCCTGCTGGATCCAACCGGACGTCACCGTCCTGCACTCCCTGCCGGCCGACGACGAGCAGGAACGCTGGGTGACGGCGACACTGTGCACGATGGCGGTGGAGTTCGTCCGGCGCGGTGACCGGCCGGACCCGGTCGACCGGCTGCGCCGTTGCGCGACGGCGGGGGTGCCGTGGTTCCTGCGAGTGGAGCTGGATCGGCGACCCCAGCGGATGACCGCGACCCTGTGGGGTAGGGACGACGGCGGCGGCTACCCGGTCGTGTGCCGGGCGGTCGGTGGCCAACGGCTGCGCTCCCGGTTGCCCTTCCCGATCGACTTCGCCCCGGCCCGCCTGCTGCCCCGAACCCGACAAGCGTGTTCGACAACCGGAACCGACGATCACGTAGGGTCGCAGCGTGGGACGAATCGATGA
- a CDS encoding DMT family transporter — MTGHTTPDRAALRTWLPGFLALAAIWGSSFLFIKVGIAELHPLHLTLYRVATGAATLLVVLVLLRDRLPREPRVWVHMVVVAAFGVAIPFTLFGYGEQRVESMLAGIWNATTPLFVLPLAVLVFRTERLTARAAVGLGLGFLGVLVVLGVWEGVGGAHFAGQLMCFGAAACYGVAIPYQKRFVAGSAHSGLSLSAAQLLVATAQLAVVGPLVAGVPPAPTGLSWPVVGSVLALGALGTGLAFVINLRNIRMAGASTAATVTYLVPIFAVLIGALVLGERLNWHQPAGALVVLLGVAVAQGLLGPRRPRRTPAAASSSGVEPLSGVEPLSGGVRRSGTPSAAGR, encoded by the coding sequence GTGACAGGCCACACCACCCCTGACCGAGCCGCGCTGCGAACCTGGCTGCCGGGCTTCCTCGCCCTCGCCGCGATCTGGGGCTCCAGCTTCCTGTTCATCAAGGTCGGCATCGCGGAACTGCACCCGCTGCACCTCACCCTCTACCGGGTGGCGACCGGCGCGGCGACGCTGCTGGTGGTGTTGGTGCTGCTCCGGGACCGGCTGCCCCGCGAGCCCAGGGTCTGGGTGCACATGGTGGTGGTCGCCGCCTTCGGTGTGGCGATCCCGTTCACCCTCTTCGGCTACGGCGAGCAACGGGTCGAGTCGATGCTCGCCGGCATCTGGAACGCCACCACACCGCTGTTCGTGCTGCCACTGGCGGTGCTGGTCTTCCGTACCGAGCGGTTGACCGCGCGGGCCGCCGTCGGGCTCGGGCTGGGCTTCCTCGGCGTGCTGGTGGTGCTCGGCGTCTGGGAGGGGGTGGGCGGGGCGCACTTCGCCGGCCAGTTGATGTGCTTCGGTGCGGCGGCCTGCTACGGGGTGGCCATTCCGTACCAGAAGAGGTTCGTCGCCGGCAGTGCCCACTCCGGGCTGTCGCTCTCGGCGGCGCAGCTGCTGGTGGCCACCGCTCAGCTGGCGGTCGTCGGGCCGCTGGTGGCCGGGGTGCCGCCGGCACCGACCGGTCTGTCGTGGCCGGTGGTCGGGAGCGTGCTGGCGCTCGGTGCGCTCGGCACCGGGCTGGCCTTCGTGATCAATCTGCGCAACATCCGGATGGCCGGGGCGAGCACCGCCGCCACGGTGACCTACCTGGTGCCGATCTTCGCGGTGCTGATCGGCGCGCTGGTGCTCGGCGAGCGGCTGAACTGGCACCAGCCGGCCGGTGCGCTGGTCGTACTGCTCGGCGTTGCCGTCGCACAGGGCCTGCTCGGCCCCCGCCGACCCCGCCGGACGCCCGCTGCGGCCAGCTCGTCCGGCGTCGAGCCGTTGTCCGGCGTCGAGCCGTTGTCCGGTGGGGTGCGCCGGTCAGGCACGCCGTCCGCTGCCGGGCGGTGA
- a CDS encoding PHP domain-containing protein, producing the protein MSARDPVADLRRIAFLLERANEATYRVRAFRSAATALAALPATELTDRNRAGTLTELPGVGDVTARCVTESLAGEEPVYLRRLVATEGTDLDEAAGALRAALRGDCHTHSDWSDGGSPIEEMALAAVEIGHEYVVLTDHSPRLTVARGLTADRLRQQLDHVAAVNAALPEGFRILTGIEVDILADGSLDQDEELLARLDVVVGSVHSGLRDERARMTRRMLTAVANPHLDILGHCTGRMVSSRPAGVTGPGDRGHRARTRPESDFDADAVFAACAEHDVAVEINSRPERQDPPKRLIRRALEAGCRFAIDTDAHAPGQLDWQRFGCVRAALCGVPADRVVNTWPADRLVDWTRTRTHS; encoded by the coding sequence ATGAGCGCCAGAGACCCCGTCGCCGACCTGCGTCGGATCGCGTTCCTGCTGGAGCGGGCAAACGAGGCCACCTACCGGGTACGCGCGTTCCGCTCGGCGGCGACCGCCCTCGCCGCGCTGCCGGCGACGGAGCTGACCGACCGGAACCGGGCCGGAACGCTCACCGAACTGCCCGGCGTCGGTGACGTCACCGCCCGCTGCGTCACCGAGTCGCTGGCCGGCGAGGAACCGGTCTACCTGCGCCGGCTGGTCGCCACCGAGGGCACCGACCTGGACGAGGCGGCCGGCGCGCTGCGGGCCGCGCTGCGTGGCGACTGCCACACCCACTCGGACTGGTCCGACGGCGGGTCACCGATCGAGGAGATGGCGCTCGCCGCTGTCGAGATCGGCCACGAGTACGTGGTGCTGACCGACCACTCGCCCCGGCTGACGGTGGCCCGGGGGCTCACCGCCGACCGGCTGCGCCAGCAGCTCGACCATGTGGCGGCGGTGAACGCGGCGCTGCCCGAGGGCTTCCGCATCCTCACCGGGATCGAGGTGGACATCCTCGCCGACGGCTCCCTCGACCAGGACGAGGAGCTGCTGGCCCGGCTCGACGTGGTGGTCGGTTCGGTGCACAGCGGCCTGCGCGACGAACGGGCGAGGATGACCCGCCGGATGCTCACCGCGGTCGCCAACCCGCACCTGGACATCCTCGGCCACTGCACCGGGCGGATGGTGTCGTCCCGACCGGCCGGGGTGACCGGCCCGGGCGACCGGGGGCACCGGGCGCGGACCCGCCCCGAGAGCGACTTCGACGCAGACGCCGTCTTCGCCGCCTGCGCCGAGCACGACGTGGCCGTGGAGATCAACTCCCGGCCGGAGCGGCAGGACCCGCCGAAGCGGCTGATCCGCCGCGCCCTGGAGGCCGGCTGCCGGTTCGCCATCGACACCGACGCGCACGCCCCCGGGCAGCTCGACTGGCAGCGGTTCGGTTGCGTCCGGGCCGCCCTGTGCGGTGTCCCCGCCGACCGGGTGGTCAACACCTGGCCGGCCGACCGCCTGGTCGACTGGACCCGCACCCGCACCCACTCCTGA
- a CDS encoding glycosyl hydrolase, translating to MTPPVPRRRTPWVLATTTALAVAVGGLTLTTVGTPAEAATVGAGSYTTDPVGPLPSGCGDLSTNPRQYATANAPAGPIPTNDWWSSLLWKKTNCSYSEPLHAHPLSYQTFTDGLGFSAPSTATVTGTSTGVGEFKYTYTEDIRVGVAALGVPVVKVDDWSDWTVTPYWSDGARSLRATIGHGLPFAYFQATGGDAQINPTGGAATVWSNTGGTIGFTVRGHDYVGYAPTGASWTVVNGRITSTLAGKGYFSVALLPPTADATARAALAASYGRYAHAHVTGTRVDYTYDPATSAVDTTYSFTTTAREGTATQTVVSLYPHQWKSLAGSTPLTQTYPSARGRMKVLTGVASFRTTMKFHGVLPEVPAVATGSGTDLTQLKEQLAAVRGNPMDQRGGDTYWTGKGLGRAARIAEIADQVGDTETRNAALNAIRSTLTDWFTATPGKTAKVFYYDRNWGTLIGYPASYGSDQELNDHHFHYGYFVAAAATLAKFDPTWATQSQYGGMVDLLIRDANNYNRSDTRFPYLRDFDIYAGHDWAAGHGSFNAGNNQESSSEGMNFANALIQWGQATGNTAVRDAGVFIYTTQAAAIQEYWFDVDNENYPETFGHSTVGMVWGDGGAYATWFSADPEMIQGINMLPVTGGHLYLGYRPAYNKANYAELVRNNGGEPTVWQDILWQFLALGDPDAALAKLRANPGYTPEEGESRAHTFHWIRNLAALGQVDTTVTANHPLAAVFNRNGARTYVASNITAAPLTVRFSDGTSLTVAAGKTATTGAYTWSGGNAAGGTNPSPTPTTSPTTSPTPTPTGPSPTPTGPSPTPTSPTPPPTTPPAGSPTRFLLPGGGLGASGTATTATVAGTGGTNHDGTPANPVVFTATGLNLTYAGGQTGFDLFLDAGQSVGNGVQARVSYDLTGDGTFDRVETYRYFATDPVPGYEHYTQNAGLHSAVGTLGNLSRGTVKVEVWSAIGVNPSTLGIGNQSVVKLPYS from the coding sequence ATGACACCTCCCGTCCCCCGGCGTCGCACCCCCTGGGTGCTCGCCACCACCACCGCGTTGGCCGTCGCCGTCGGCGGCCTCACCCTCACCACCGTCGGCACCCCCGCCGAGGCGGCCACCGTCGGCGCCGGCAGCTACACCACCGACCCGGTCGGCCCGCTGCCCAGTGGCTGCGGCGACCTGTCCACCAACCCCCGGCAGTACGCCACCGCCAACGCCCCCGCCGGGCCGATCCCCACCAACGACTGGTGGTCGTCGCTGCTGTGGAAGAAGACGAACTGCTCCTACAGCGAACCGCTGCACGCCCACCCGCTGTCGTACCAGACGTTCACCGACGGGCTCGGCTTCTCGGCCCCGTCCACCGCCACCGTCACCGGCACCTCGACCGGGGTGGGCGAGTTCAAGTACACCTACACCGAGGACATCCGGGTCGGGGTGGCCGCGCTCGGCGTACCTGTCGTCAAGGTCGACGACTGGTCCGACTGGACGGTCACCCCGTACTGGAGTGACGGGGCGCGGAGCCTGCGCGCCACCATCGGCCACGGGCTGCCGTTCGCCTACTTCCAGGCCACCGGTGGCGACGCCCAGATCAACCCGACCGGCGGCGCGGCCACCGTCTGGTCGAACACCGGCGGCACCATCGGCTTCACCGTCCGGGGCCACGACTACGTCGGGTACGCCCCGACCGGGGCGAGCTGGACCGTCGTCAACGGACGGATCACCTCCACCCTGGCCGGCAAGGGCTACTTCTCCGTCGCCCTGCTGCCGCCCACCGCCGACGCCACCGCCCGCGCCGCCCTGGCCGCCAGCTACGGCCGGTACGCCCACGCGCACGTCACCGGCACCCGGGTCGACTACACCTACGACCCGGCGACCAGCGCGGTGGACACCACGTACTCGTTCACCACCACCGCCCGGGAGGGCACCGCCACCCAGACCGTGGTCAGCCTCTACCCGCACCAGTGGAAGTCGCTCGCCGGCAGCACCCCGCTCACCCAGACCTACCCGTCGGCGCGCGGCCGGATGAAGGTGCTGACCGGGGTCGCCTCCTTCCGCACCACGATGAAGTTCCACGGCGTCCTGCCCGAGGTGCCCGCCGTGGCCACCGGGTCCGGCACCGACCTGACCCAACTCAAGGAGCAGCTCGCCGCCGTCCGGGGCAACCCGATGGACCAGCGCGGCGGCGACACCTACTGGACCGGCAAGGGCCTCGGTCGGGCCGCCCGGATCGCCGAGATCGCCGACCAGGTCGGTGACACCGAGACCCGCAACGCGGCGCTCAACGCCATCCGCAGCACCCTGACCGACTGGTTCACCGCCACCCCCGGCAAGACCGCCAAGGTCTTCTACTACGACCGCAACTGGGGCACCCTGATCGGCTACCCGGCGTCGTACGGGTCCGACCAGGAACTCAACGACCACCACTTCCACTACGGGTACTTCGTCGCGGCGGCGGCGACGCTTGCCAAGTTCGACCCGACGTGGGCCACGCAGAGCCAGTACGGCGGCATGGTCGACCTGCTCATCCGGGACGCCAACAACTACAACCGGTCCGACACCCGCTTCCCCTACCTGCGGGACTTCGACATCTACGCCGGGCACGACTGGGCCGCCGGGCACGGCTCGTTCAACGCCGGCAACAACCAGGAGTCCTCGTCCGAGGGGATGAACTTCGCCAACGCTCTGATCCAGTGGGGGCAGGCCACCGGCAACACCGCCGTCCGCGACGCGGGCGTGTTCATCTACACCACCCAGGCCGCCGCCATCCAGGAGTACTGGTTCGACGTCGACAACGAGAACTACCCGGAGACGTTCGGGCACTCCACCGTCGGCATGGTCTGGGGCGACGGTGGGGCGTACGCGACCTGGTTCAGCGCCGACCCGGAGATGATCCAGGGCATCAACATGCTCCCGGTCACCGGCGGCCACCTCTACCTCGGCTACCGGCCGGCCTACAACAAGGCGAACTACGCCGAACTGGTCCGCAACAACGGCGGCGAACCCACCGTGTGGCAGGACATCCTCTGGCAGTTCCTGGCCCTCGGTGATCCGGACGCGGCGCTGGCCAAGCTACGGGCCAACCCCGGTTACACCCCGGAGGAGGGCGAGAGCCGGGCACACACCTTCCACTGGATCCGCAACCTCGCCGCGCTCGGCCAGGTCGACACCACGGTCACCGCCAACCATCCGCTGGCCGCCGTGTTCAACCGCAACGGCGCACGCACCTACGTGGCAAGCAACATCACCGCCGCGCCGTTGACCGTGCGCTTCTCCGACGGCACCAGCCTCACCGTGGCCGCCGGGAAGACCGCCACCACCGGGGCGTACACCTGGAGCGGTGGCAACGCGGCCGGCGGCACCAACCCGAGCCCCACGCCGACCACGTCCCCGACCACGTCGCCCACCCCCACCCCGACCGGGCCGAGCCCCACGCCGACCGGCCCGTCGCCGACCCCGACCAGCCCGACCCCGCCGCCGACCACCCCGCCGGCCGGCTCGCCGACCAGGTTCCTGCTGCCCGGCGGCGGGCTCGGGGCCTCCGGCACCGCGACGACGGCCACGGTGGCCGGCACCGGTGGCACGAACCACGACGGCACCCCGGCCAACCCGGTGGTCTTCACCGCCACCGGGCTCAACCTGACCTACGCCGGGGGCCAGACCGGGTTCGACCTGTTCCTCGACGCCGGCCAGTCGGTAGGCAACGGCGTGCAGGCCCGGGTCTCCTACGACCTGACCGGTGACGGCACCTTCGACCGGGTGGAGACGTACCGCTACTTCGCCACCGATCCGGTGCCCGGCTACGAGCACTACACGCAGAACGCCGGGCTGCACTCCGCCGTCGGCACGCTGGGCAACCTCTCCCGGGGCACGGTGAAGGTGGAGGTCTGGTCGGCGATCGGCGTCAACCCGTCCACCCTCGGCATCGGCAACCAGTCGGTGGTGAAGCTGCCGTACTCCTGA
- a CDS encoding peptidoglycan DD-metalloendopeptidase family protein — protein sequence MLTAPPPTGRTTPHPQRPCRTADRRGPAGHARAESRPTGSAGAAVGVTSTVAVCQDVRMSLLRPDRRPTRPAYPVLLLVAALLGGCGTDRPAAPPVWDGPTAVATGDQPSVPVTPTGAPSTTPTPAGSPSATPVPTTLRRVFPVRAGNVDYHPTHSGYPGTDIFADCGEPVVAVTDGTVLEVSRVDRFDKKGPLGPYNGGLSVSLLGDDGVRYYGSHLSAISAGIDAGVRVTAGRQLGEVGRTGNANNVCHLHFGLSPKCTGRDDWWIRRGVVWPAKYLDSWRGKGNRSPVAAVAAWEREHGCPRAPRGSSAAG from the coding sequence ATGCTCACTGCTCCCCCTCCGACCGGACGGACCACACCGCACCCGCAGCGCCCCTGCCGGACTGCCGACCGAAGGGGACCGGCAGGTCATGCCAGGGCCGAGAGCCGGCCCACCGGGTCGGCCGGTGCCGCTGTCGGTGTGACCTCCACCGTAGCGGTCTGCCAGGATGTCCGAATGTCCCTGCTGCGGCCCGACCGACGGCCCACCCGTCCGGCGTACCCCGTCCTGCTGCTGGTGGCGGCGTTGCTGGGTGGCTGCGGGACGGACCGACCGGCCGCGCCCCCGGTCTGGGACGGACCGACGGCGGTGGCCACCGGTGACCAGCCGTCGGTGCCGGTGACCCCCACCGGCGCACCCTCGACCACGCCGACCCCGGCCGGGTCGCCGTCGGCCACCCCGGTCCCGACCACCCTGCGCCGGGTCTTTCCGGTACGGGCGGGCAACGTCGACTACCACCCGACGCACTCGGGGTATCCGGGCACCGACATCTTCGCCGACTGCGGTGAGCCGGTGGTGGCGGTCACCGACGGGACGGTCCTGGAGGTGAGCCGGGTGGACCGGTTCGACAAGAAGGGGCCGCTGGGTCCGTACAACGGTGGTCTGTCGGTGTCGTTGCTGGGTGACGACGGGGTGCGGTACTACGGGTCGCACCTGAGTGCGATCAGCGCGGGGATCGACGCGGGGGTCCGGGTGACCGCCGGCCGGCAGCTCGGCGAGGTGGGCCGGACGGGCAACGCGAACAACGTCTGCCACCTGCACTTCGGGTTGTCACCGAAGTGCACCGGGCGCGACGACTGGTGGATCCGGCGGGGTGTGGTGTGGCCGGCGAAGTACCTGGACTCCTGGCGGGGCAAGGGCAACCGGTCGCCGGTCGCGGCGGTGGCCGCGTGGGAGCGCGAACACGGCTGCCCCCGCGCTCCGCGCGGCTCGTCCGCTGCCGGGTAG
- a CDS encoding tRNA adenosine deaminase-associated protein — protein sequence MSYFAAAVVRDEGGWNAAEVNLRGATDIDEVADRLRDVEPEADVSLLFVEADDAYLVLLRLDEGEDLKVFGSDSAYAEESRLGALLVGDLKTSVTGLDDVDEPPSTTAGGGDEESEQPVVDPEADPVGDADILADLGISAQHLLKLCAHEGMLPADVTAEVCQVLGCVDEVEELREV from the coding sequence ATGTCGTACTTCGCTGCCGCCGTGGTGCGCGACGAGGGCGGCTGGAACGCCGCCGAGGTGAACCTGCGGGGCGCCACCGACATCGACGAGGTCGCCGACCGGCTGCGCGATGTCGAACCGGAGGCCGACGTGTCGCTGCTCTTCGTCGAGGCCGACGACGCGTACCTGGTGCTGCTGCGCCTCGACGAGGGAGAGGACCTGAAGGTCTTCGGTTCCGATTCGGCGTACGCGGAGGAGTCCCGGCTGGGTGCGCTGCTCGTCGGCGATCTCAAGACCTCGGTCACCGGCCTCGACGACGTCGACGAGCCGCCGTCGACCACCGCCGGTGGGGGCGACGAGGAGAGCGAGCAACCGGTCGTGGACCCCGAGGCCGACCCGGTGGGCGACGCCGACATCCTCGCCGATCTGGGCATCTCCGCCCAGCATCTGCTCAAGCTCTGTGCCCACGAGGGCATGCTCCCGGCCGACGTGACCGCCGAGGTGTGCCAGGTGCTCGGCTGCGTCGACGAGGTCGAAGAGCTGCGTGAGGTCTGA
- a CDS encoding nucleoside deaminase: MGSGPGATGRQAVPDSTGRRQRHERWMRRALEIAVTGPDLPSADGPVGPDSSIGPGGFGGGAVEDVPVGAVVYGPDGTELAVGRNERELTGDPTAHAEVLALRRAAARLGRWRLDDCTLVVTLEPCTMCAGALVLARISTVVFGAWEPKTGAAGSLWDVLRDRRLNHRPEVYAGVLAAENATILRAFFR; encoded by the coding sequence ATGGGAAGCGGCCCGGGGGCGACCGGCCGGCAGGCCGTTCCGGATTCCACCGGCCGCCGGCAACGGCACGAGCGGTGGATGCGCCGCGCGCTGGAGATCGCCGTCACCGGCCCGGACCTACCCTCCGCCGACGGTCCCGTCGGGCCGGACAGTTCCATCGGGCCCGGCGGTTTCGGTGGTGGGGCGGTGGAGGACGTGCCGGTGGGTGCGGTGGTCTACGGCCCGGACGGCACCGAGTTGGCCGTCGGCCGTAACGAACGGGAGTTGACCGGGGATCCGACCGCCCACGCCGAGGTGCTGGCGTTGCGGCGGGCCGCTGCGCGGTTGGGCCGCTGGCGGCTGGACGACTGCACGCTTGTGGTGACCCTGGAGCCGTGCACCATGTGCGCGGGCGCGCTGGTGCTGGCCCGGATCTCGACTGTCGTCTTCGGCGCCTGGGAGCCCAAGACCGGGGCCGCCGGCTCGCTCTGGGACGTGCTGCGCGACCGTCGCCTCAACCACCGCCCCGAGGTCTATGCCGGCGTCCTGGCCGCCGAGAACGCCACCATCCTGCGCGCCTTCTTCCGCTGA
- the deoD gene encoding purine-nucleoside phosphorylase, whose product MSTHIGAKPGEIAERVLMPGDPLRAKWIAETYLEDATCYSTVRGMLGFTGRWNGVEVSVQGSGMGMPSASIYAHELINEYGGKTLIRVGSCGALTEDLQLRDLIAAIGSSTDSNMNRMRFDGLIDYAPVADFGLLRTSVEVAERRGITMHVGPILAADAFYTDRPDLYDTLADYGVLAVEMESAALYTIAARFKARALTLLTVSDHIKTGAKTTAQEREQTFGQMVEIALDTAVTR is encoded by the coding sequence ATGAGTACGCACATCGGCGCGAAGCCGGGCGAGATCGCCGAGCGGGTCCTGATGCCGGGCGACCCGCTGCGGGCCAAGTGGATCGCGGAGACCTACCTCGAGGACGCCACGTGCTACTCGACGGTGCGGGGCATGCTGGGCTTCACCGGGCGGTGGAACGGCGTCGAGGTCTCCGTCCAGGGTTCGGGCATGGGCATGCCGTCCGCCTCCATCTACGCCCACGAGCTGATCAACGAGTACGGCGGGAAGACCCTGATCCGGGTCGGCTCCTGCGGCGCGCTCACCGAGGATCTCCAACTGCGGGACCTGATCGCGGCGATCGGGTCGTCGACCGACTCGAACATGAACCGGATGCGCTTCGACGGGTTGATCGACTACGCCCCGGTCGCCGACTTCGGGTTGCTGCGTACCTCGGTCGAGGTGGCCGAGCGGCGCGGCATCACCATGCACGTCGGGCCGATCCTCGCCGCCGACGCCTTCTACACCGACCGGCCGGACCTGTACGACACCCTCGCCGACTACGGCGTGCTGGCGGTGGAGATGGAGTCGGCCGCCCTCTACACGATCGCCGCCCGGTTCAAGGCCCGCGCGCTGACCCTGCTGACGGTCAGCGACCACATCAAGACCGGCGCGAAGACCACCGCGCAGGAACGCGAGCAGACCTTCGGCCAGATGGTGGAGATCGCCCTGGACACCGCCGTCACCCGCTGA